Genomic DNA from Streptococcus uberis:
ATTCCTTAACGGCTAATAGCTTTGTACATTTCTGGACGACGATCACGGAAGAGACCCCAATCCAGACGTTCACGAGTGCCTTTGTCTAAATCATAGGTATGCATTAAGACACACTCTTCTTCTTTAGAAGCCAGCTCAATCATTGCACCTGTCTCGTCTGTCATAAAGGAAGAACCGTAAAAGACAAGTTCAGAAGCTTGCTGACCATTCTCAATACTTGGTGTCACCACTTCGCGACCAATTCTGTTAGCTGCAATCACAGGAATGATATTTGCCGCAGCATGCCCCTGCATTGTCCGTTGCCAATGGCCACTACTATCAGTCTCTAAAATTGGTTCAGACCCGATAGCTGTTGGATATAAGAGAAGTTCTGCTCCAGCTAGGGCAAGGCAACGGGCGGTTTCAGGAAACCATTGATCCCAACAAATACCAATACCAATGTTTCCATAACGGGTTTCCCATACCTTGAAACCAGTATTTCCAGGTGTAAAATAAAATTTTTCTTGATAGTAATGATCATCTGGAATATGTGTTTTTCGGTAAACACCAAGAATAGACCCATCAGCATCTATAACAGCGATGGAATTAAAGAGAACATTACCGTCTTTTTCGTAAAAACTAATGGGAATGACGATGCTGAGTTCTTTGGCAATGGCCTTAAAATGCTTGATTGCCAAATTATCTTCCGTAGCAGTCGCAAATTGATAGTAATCATATTGACGTTCCTGACAAAAATAAGGACGTTCAAATAATTCTGGCAAAAGGATAATCTGAGCACCTTTGGCTGCAGCTTCTCTAACTAGACGCTCTGCCTTTTCAATATTTTTTTCCGGCTCTAAGTGACACTGCATTTGAATAGCAGCAACTGTAGCTTGTCTCATAAAGCTCCTTTCTCAAATAGGGGAATTTGTTGCGTGATACAGTGAATATTACCACCACCCACAAGGATATCTCGAGCTGGGATGCCCTGAATTTTCCTATCAGGGAAAAGCTCCGCTAACAACTCAAGCGCAAGATGGTCATGGACATCATCAAATTGAGGAACCAGAA
This window encodes:
- the aguB gene encoding N-carbamoylputrescine amidase, whose translation is MRQATVAAIQMQCHLEPEKNIEKAERLVREAAAKGAQIILLPELFERPYFCQERQYDYYQFATATEDNLAIKHFKAIAKELSIVIPISFYEKDGNVLFNSIAVIDADGSILGVYRKTHIPDDHYYQEKFYFTPGNTGFKVWETRYGNIGIGICWDQWFPETARCLALAGAELLLYPTAIGSEPILETDSSGHWQRTMQGHAAANIIPVIAANRIGREVVTPSIENGQQASELVFYGSSFMTDETGAMIELASKEEECVLMHTYDLDKGTRERLDWGLFRDRRPEMYKAISR